A portion of the Streptomyces platensis genome contains these proteins:
- a CDS encoding beta-class carbonic anhydrase: MSIPASQPLPPSADGAVRTGETVTDSLVEANKRYAAAFTDPGMDARPVRKVAIVACMDARLDLHAALGLELGDCHTIRNAGGVVTDDIIRSLTISQRALGTRSVVLIHHTGCGLLSLTEDFRHDLAAEVGQRPTWAVEAFKDLDEDVRQSMQRVRTSPFLPHTDDVRGFVFDVTTGLLREIDPQH; the protein is encoded by the coding sequence ATGTCCATACCTGCGTCGCAGCCGCTGCCCCCCTCCGCCGACGGTGCCGTTCGTACCGGTGAGACGGTCACCGACAGTCTCGTCGAGGCGAACAAGCGCTATGCCGCCGCCTTCACCGACCCCGGGATGGATGCCCGGCCCGTCCGCAAGGTCGCCATCGTGGCCTGTATGGACGCCCGGCTGGATCTGCATGCCGCGCTCGGTCTCGAACTCGGCGACTGCCACACCATCCGCAACGCCGGCGGGGTGGTCACCGACGACATCATCCGGTCCCTGACGATCAGCCAGCGCGCGCTGGGCACCCGGTCCGTCGTCCTCATCCACCACACCGGGTGCGGTCTGCTCAGCCTGACCGAGGACTTCCGCCACGACCTGGCCGCCGAGGTCGGACAGCGCCCCACCTGGGCGGTCGAGGCGTTCAAGGACCTCGACGAGGACGTACGGCAGTCCATGCAGCGGGTGCGCACCTCCCCCTTCCTCCCGCACACCGACGACGTCCGCGGCTTCGTCTTCGACGTCACGACCGGCCTGCTGCGGGAGATCGACCCCCAGCACTGA
- a CDS encoding AAA family ATPase: protein MTTYDERASLSDLTTTAERVHRSVEQVIEGKPEVVRLALTVLLAEGHLLIEDVPGVGKTMLAKALARSIDCSVRRIQFTPDLLPSDITGVSIFDQQQRDFEFKPGAIFSQIVIGDEINRASPKTQSALLESMEERQVTMDGQTYQLPDPFMVVATQNPVEMEGTYPLPEAQRDRFMARVSIGYPSPAAELQMLDVHGGASPLDDLQPVAHAHEIVKLIDAVRTVHVADTVRRYTVDLVGATRSHAELRLGASPRATLHLLRAAKASAALQGREYTLPDDVQSLAVPVLAHRLLPTAQAQLNRRTAEQIVLELLQRVPVPEPSAQPWRTPGQRPPGVRGL, encoded by the coding sequence GTGACGACGTATGACGAACGAGCGAGCCTCAGCGATCTGACCACCACCGCGGAGCGGGTTCACCGGTCGGTGGAGCAAGTGATCGAGGGCAAGCCGGAGGTCGTACGGCTCGCGCTGACCGTGCTGCTGGCCGAGGGACATCTGCTCATCGAGGATGTGCCCGGCGTCGGCAAGACCATGCTCGCCAAGGCACTGGCCCGCTCCATCGACTGCTCGGTGCGGCGCATCCAGTTCACGCCCGACCTGCTGCCCTCGGACATCACCGGCGTCAGCATCTTCGACCAGCAGCAGCGGGACTTCGAGTTCAAGCCCGGCGCGATCTTCTCCCAGATCGTGATCGGCGACGAGATCAACCGCGCCTCGCCCAAGACCCAGTCGGCGCTGCTGGAGTCCATGGAGGAGCGCCAGGTCACGATGGACGGGCAGACCTACCAGCTGCCCGACCCCTTCATGGTGGTCGCCACCCAGAACCCGGTGGAGATGGAGGGCACGTACCCGCTCCCCGAGGCACAGCGGGACCGCTTCATGGCCCGGGTGTCGATCGGATACCCGAGCCCGGCGGCCGAGTTGCAGATGCTGGATGTGCACGGCGGCGCCTCCCCCCTCGACGACCTCCAGCCGGTCGCGCACGCCCACGAGATCGTGAAGCTGATCGACGCGGTGCGCACGGTCCATGTCGCCGATACGGTCCGCAGATACACCGTCGATCTGGTGGGAGCCACCCGCAGCCACGCCGAGCTGCGGCTCGGCGCCTCACCGCGGGCGACCCTGCATCTGCTGCGCGCCGCCAAGGCGTCGGCCGCGCTCCAGGGGCGGGAGTACACCCTCCCCGACGATGTCCAGTCGCTGGCGGTACCGGTGCTCGCGCACCGGCTGCTGCCCACCGCCCAGGCCCAGTTGAACCGCCGTACGGCCGAGCAGATCGTGCTGGAGCTCCTCCAGCGCGTCCCGGTCCCCGAGCCGTCCGCCCAGCCGTGGCGGACACCAGGCCAGCGGCCGCCCGGCGTACGGGGGTTGTGA
- a CDS encoding DUF58 domain-containing protein: MSDGGSEGAPERDGLRAALAGLTTRGRSFLAAGVAAAVCSYLLGQADLLRVGLLLAALPLVCVLVLHRTRYRVAGSRTLAPARVPAATESRVRLRMENVSRLPTGVLMLQDRVPYVLGPRPRFILDRVEAGGRREVSYRVRSDLRGRYPLGPLQLRLSDPFGMCELTRSFSASDTLTVVPRVEPLPAVRQVGEAAGYGEGRQHSPALAGEDDVIPRGYRHGDDLRRVHWRSTARYGELMVRREEQPQKARCTVLLDTREDAHPGSGPDSAFEWAVAGAASTAVHLLERGFSVRLLTDTGSSVPGPDGAGSFAGGTGSADAAGLLLDTLAVVERSEEHGLSAAYDVLRGGNEGLLVAFFGDLDEEQAVVAGRMRQRSGAAVAFVLDGDAWTRGPGGIRFSDGQVPVAERLQLLRKAGWTALPVTPGDTLPTLWRAAAERTGTPETVAGGRS; the protein is encoded by the coding sequence ATGTCCGACGGGGGGAGCGAGGGCGCTCCGGAACGGGACGGGCTGCGGGCGGCCCTCGCGGGGCTGACGACCCGCGGCCGGTCGTTCCTGGCGGCCGGGGTGGCCGCCGCGGTGTGCTCCTACCTCCTCGGGCAGGCGGATCTGCTGCGGGTCGGGCTGCTGCTCGCCGCCCTCCCGCTGGTGTGTGTCCTGGTGCTGCACCGCACCCGCTACCGCGTCGCGGGCAGCCGGACGCTCGCCCCCGCGCGGGTGCCCGCCGCCACCGAATCCCGCGTGCGGCTGCGGATGGAGAACGTGTCCCGGCTGCCGACCGGCGTGCTGATGCTCCAGGACCGGGTGCCGTATGTCCTCGGCCCCCGGCCGCGCTTCATCCTGGACCGGGTCGAGGCCGGCGGCCGCCGCGAGGTCTCCTACCGGGTCCGCTCCGATCTGCGCGGACGCTATCCGCTGGGGCCGCTTCAGCTGCGGCTCTCGGACCCGTTCGGAATGTGCGAGCTGACCCGCTCGTTCAGCGCCTCCGACACCCTGACGGTCGTGCCGCGGGTCGAACCGCTGCCGGCCGTGCGGCAGGTGGGCGAGGCCGCCGGGTACGGCGAGGGGCGGCAGCACTCGCCGGCGCTGGCCGGGGAGGACGACGTCATCCCGCGCGGCTACCGCCACGGCGACGATCTGCGCCGCGTCCACTGGCGCTCCACCGCGCGCTACGGGGAGCTGATGGTCCGCAGGGAGGAGCAGCCGCAGAAGGCGCGCTGCACGGTCCTGCTCGACACCCGCGAGGACGCCCACCCGGGCTCGGGCCCCGACTCGGCCTTCGAGTGGGCGGTGGCGGGCGCCGCCTCCACCGCGGTGCATCTGCTGGAACGCGGCTTCTCGGTGCGGCTGCTGACCGACACCGGCAGCTCGGTGCCAGGGCCCGACGGCGCCGGCAGCTTCGCGGGCGGCACCGGCTCCGCCGACGCCGCGGGCCTGCTGCTGGACACTCTCGCCGTCGTGGAGCGCTCCGAGGAGCACGGCCTGTCGGCGGCGTACGACGTCCTGCGCGGCGGCAACGAAGGACTGCTGGTCGCCTTCTTCGGCGATCTGGACGAGGAGCAGGCGGTGGTCGCCGGGCGGATGCGGCAGCGCAGCGGCGCGGCCGTCGCCTTCGTCCTGGACGGCGACGCCTGGACGCGGGGCCCCGGCGGCATCAGATTCTCCGACGGCCAGGTCCCGGTGGCCGAACGCCTTCAGCTGCTGCGGAAGGCCGGCTGGACGGCGCTGCCGGTGACGCCCGGGGACACCCTCCCCACCCTGTGGCGCGCGGCCGCGGAGCGTACGGGCACCCCGGAGACGGTGGCGGGAGGCCGGTCATGA
- a CDS encoding transglutaminaseTgpA domain-containing protein, producing the protein MSGRARLALCAAVATLCAAGALLPLVEPISWLIQAAVLLALLTGVGAAARRVPLAGPLVIGVQLLAGVLLMTLLFTPSEAILGLLPGPDALAEFGRLLQTGVRDVGRYAIPAPVTPGIRLLLIAGVLVIGLIVDALAVTYRSAAPAGLPLLALYSVAAGLSQGGAGWLRFLIAAAGYLLLLLAEGRDRLSQWGRVFGGGADASRPDRGQAFAALGGPVLAPVRTGRRIGALVLGIALVVPALLPSLGGGLFGTGGSGAGPGGGGGTISAVNPLVSLQDSLNQPEDKEVLNYRTTAADTRGLYLRIVALDQFDGTTWKPSERTVTDVPERLPQPTGLSTAVDLDRVNTSISTAEWYAQNWLPLPYPASKVDISGRWRFEPQGRTLVGDRGQNTHGLQYQVESLQVRPTSRQLAAAPAPPADLLREYTKVPRSLPPVVRSTARQVTRGAPTAYARAVKLQDWFALNGGFSYNTQVRAGSGSEAIARFLRQKEGFCVHFSFSMAAMARTLGIPARVAVGFTPGTKQPDGTTSVGLKDAHAWPELYFQGIGWTRFEPTPSRGSVPDYAYPDTPDTPDPGSPDPAPSRSAAPSAGPSADPSCGPGERRSGSGSACVPLPAEAGTRPPDGGSSPWPAVVAALAALLVLLLPAGPLLWRLRIRSGRLAGPHDDPTAATLAAWRELLDTAWDFGILPDESLTPRKAAERIIHIGELPPEPAGAARRVAAAVEQVLYAPHPQPVSGLAPDVQQVRAGLRTGASRGLRLRAQLAPRSAVRLRWAWSARWSALLLRCRTSRPVATARRALAALRPGPRRA; encoded by the coding sequence ATGAGCGGCCGGGCGCGGCTGGCGCTGTGTGCGGCGGTGGCGACGCTGTGTGCCGCCGGCGCACTGCTGCCGCTGGTGGAACCGATCAGCTGGCTGATCCAGGCGGCGGTCCTGCTGGCCCTCCTGACGGGCGTGGGCGCGGCCGCGCGCCGGGTCCCCCTGGCCGGGCCGCTGGTCATCGGCGTCCAGCTGCTGGCCGGCGTGCTGCTGATGACCCTGCTCTTCACCCCGAGCGAGGCGATCCTCGGCCTGCTGCCGGGCCCGGACGCCCTCGCGGAATTCGGCCGGCTGCTGCAGACCGGCGTGCGGGACGTCGGCCGGTACGCCATCCCCGCCCCCGTCACCCCCGGCATCCGGCTGCTGCTGATCGCCGGAGTGCTGGTGATCGGCCTGATAGTCGATGCGCTGGCGGTCACGTACCGCAGCGCCGCGCCCGCCGGTCTGCCGCTGCTCGCGCTCTACTCGGTGGCGGCCGGGCTGTCCCAGGGCGGCGCGGGCTGGCTGCGGTTCCTGATCGCGGCGGCCGGCTATCTGCTGCTCCTCCTGGCCGAGGGCCGGGACCGGCTCTCCCAGTGGGGCCGGGTCTTCGGCGGGGGCGCCGACGCGAGCCGGCCGGACCGCGGCCAGGCGTTCGCCGCCCTCGGCGGTCCGGTCCTGGCCCCGGTCCGTACGGGCCGCAGGATCGGCGCCCTGGTCCTCGGGATCGCCCTGGTGGTGCCCGCCTTACTGCCCTCCCTTGGCGGCGGGCTGTTCGGCACCGGCGGCAGCGGTGCGGGCCCCGGCGGCGGAGGCGGCACGATCTCCGCGGTGAACCCCCTGGTGTCCCTCCAGGACAGCCTCAACCAGCCCGAGGACAAGGAAGTCCTCAACTACCGCACGACCGCCGCCGACACCCGCGGCCTGTATCTGCGGATCGTCGCCCTCGACCAGTTCGACGGCACGACCTGGAAGCCGTCCGAGCGCACGGTCACGGACGTCCCGGAGCGGCTGCCGCAACCGACCGGCCTCAGCACCGCGGTCGACCTCGACCGGGTCAACACCTCGATCTCGACCGCCGAGTGGTACGCCCAGAACTGGCTGCCGCTCCCCTACCCGGCCTCCAAGGTGGACATCTCCGGGCGCTGGCGCTTCGAGCCGCAGGGCCGCACCCTCGTCGGGGACCGCGGACAGAACACCCACGGCCTCCAGTACCAGGTCGAGAGCCTCCAGGTGCGGCCCACGTCCCGGCAGCTGGCCGCCGCCCCGGCGCCCCCCGCCGACCTGCTGCGCGAGTACACCAAGGTGCCCCGCTCGCTGCCCCCGGTCGTCCGCAGCACCGCACGTCAGGTCACGCGCGGCGCCCCGACCGCCTACGCCAGGGCCGTCAAGCTCCAGGACTGGTTCGCCCTCAACGGCGGCTTCAGCTACAACACGCAGGTCCGGGCCGGCAGCGGTTCCGAGGCCATCGCGCGCTTCCTGCGGCAGAAGGAGGGCTTCTGCGTCCACTTCTCGTTCTCGATGGCGGCGATGGCCCGGACGCTGGGGATCCCGGCCCGGGTAGCGGTCGGTTTCACCCCCGGCACCAAGCAGCCCGACGGCACGACCTCGGTCGGCCTCAAGGACGCACACGCCTGGCCGGAGCTGTACTTCCAGGGCATCGGCTGGACCCGTTTCGAACCGACCCCGAGCCGCGGCAGTGTCCCGGACTACGCGTACCCCGACACCCCGGACACCCCCGACCCCGGCAGCCCGGACCCCGCGCCCTCCCGGTCCGCGGCCCCCTCGGCGGGCCCGTCGGCGGACCCGTCCTGTGGCCCCGGTGAGCGGCGGTCCGGCTCCGGTTCGGCCTGCGTCCCGCTGCCCGCGGAGGCCGGTACCCGCCCGCCGGACGGCGGCTCGTCCCCCTGGCCGGCCGTCGTCGCGGCACTGGCCGCGCTGCTGGTCCTGCTGCTGCCGGCGGGCCCGCTGCTGTGGCGCCTGCGCATACGCTCCGGACGGCTGGCGGGCCCGCACGACGACCCGACGGCGGCCACCCTCGCCGCCTGGCGGGAGCTGCTGGACACCGCCTGGGACTTCGGCATCCTGCCGGACGAGTCACTGACCCCGCGCAAGGCCGCCGAGCGCATCATCCACATCGGAGAGCTGCCACCGGAGCCCGCCGGGGCCGCCCGGAGAGTCGCGGCGGCGGTCGAGCAGGTGCTGTACGCCCCCCATCCGCAGCCGGTGTCCGGACTCGCCCCGGACGTACAGCAGGTGCGGGCCGGGCTGCGGACGGGTGCGAGCCGTGGTCTGCGGCTGCGGGCCCAGCTCGCCCCGCGCTCCGCGGTCCGGCTCCGCTGGGCCTGGTCGGCCCGCTGGTCGGCACTGCTGCTCCGCTGCCGTACCAGCCGCCCGGTGGCCACGGCACGGCGCGCGCTGGCCGCCCTCCGGCCGGGCCCGCGGCGGGCCTGA
- a CDS encoding DUF3040 domain-containing protein yields MPLSEHEQRMLEQMERALYAEDPKFATALEGSGLRTYTRRRVYQAVAGFLVGIALLMAGMVAQQIWISVVGFLVMLGCAVLAVTGWRKAPKPGEQQSAGSGGAAGAPARSQARQRRSMMNRIEDRWQRRRDEQQGH; encoded by the coding sequence GTGCCGCTCTCGGAGCACGAGCAGCGCATGCTCGAGCAAATGGAGCGAGCGCTGTACGCCGAAGATCCCAAGTTCGCGACAGCGCTTGAGGGAAGCGGGCTGCGTACGTACACCCGGCGACGGGTTTACCAAGCGGTCGCGGGCTTCCTGGTGGGTATCGCCCTGCTCATGGCCGGAATGGTCGCGCAGCAGATCTGGATCAGTGTGGTGGGCTTCCTCGTCATGCTCGGCTGCGCCGTGCTGGCGGTTACCGGCTGGCGCAAAGCTCCCAAGCCGGGTGAGCAGCAGTCTGCGGGTTCCGGAGGCGCCGCGGGTGCCCCGGCGCGCAGTCAGGCCAGGCAGCGGCGCTCGATGATGAACCGTATCGAGGACCGCTGGCAGCGACGCAGGGACGAACAACAGGGCCACTGA
- a CDS encoding methyltransferase, whose translation MSDPLRPRASLRTAVVWEVLKDALERRVKATGRDALDVLDTGGGTGNFAVPVARLGHRVTVVDPSPNALFALERRVAEAGVADRVRAVQGDAHGLFDVVERGGYDAVLCHGVLEYVDDPAEGLRNAVDALRPAGTLSLLAAGLGGAVLARALAGHFTEARQALTDPAGRWGEGDPVPRRFTADQLTELVSATGLEVGAVHGVRVFADLVPGVLVDTEPGAMEALLKLEAAAAEQPAFHSVATQLHVLAERD comes from the coding sequence GTGTCTGACCCGCTGCGCCCGCGCGCATCCCTTCGTACCGCCGTGGTCTGGGAGGTCCTCAAGGACGCCCTGGAGCGCCGGGTCAAGGCCACCGGCCGCGACGCGCTGGACGTCCTCGACACCGGCGGCGGCACCGGCAACTTCGCCGTGCCGGTCGCCCGCCTCGGCCACCGCGTCACGGTCGTCGACCCCAGCCCCAACGCCCTCTTCGCCCTGGAGCGCCGCGTCGCCGAGGCGGGCGTCGCCGACCGGGTACGCGCGGTCCAGGGCGACGCCCACGGCCTGTTCGACGTCGTCGAGCGCGGCGGCTACGACGCCGTGCTCTGCCATGGCGTGCTGGAGTACGTCGACGACCCGGCCGAGGGTCTCCGCAACGCCGTCGACGCCCTGCGCCCGGCCGGCACCCTCAGCCTGCTCGCCGCCGGTCTGGGCGGTGCCGTCCTCGCGCGCGCCCTCGCGGGCCACTTCACCGAGGCCCGCCAGGCCCTCACCGACCCGGCCGGACGCTGGGGCGAGGGCGACCCGGTCCCGCGCCGCTTCACCGCCGATCAGCTCACCGAGCTGGTGTCCGCCACCGGCCTGGAGGTCGGCGCGGTCCACGGCGTACGGGTCTTCGCCGACCTGGTCCCCGGCGTGCTGGTGGACACCGAGCCGGGCGCCATGGAAGCGCTGCTGAAGCTCGAGGCGGCCGCCGCCGAACAGCCCGCCTTCCACTCCGTGGCCACCCAGCTGCACGTCCTCGCGGAACGCGACTGA
- a CDS encoding SAV_6107 family HEPN domain-containing protein, whose translation MAARPDRGSSAAYGPPSDVHPVLRRATAPPAALALLTQAQQGLDEAQTLETPNEQFATAHLAALRTAAAVLAVRGRPETTVRRRQRIRSAWEVLPEVAPELAEWSALFAAGAARRAKAEAGIAGAASRRDADDLLRDTAMFLRLVERMLLLQPSVPPQRAG comes from the coding sequence ATGGCAGCTCGTCCCGACAGGGGCAGCTCCGCTGCGTACGGTCCCCCGAGCGATGTCCACCCCGTCCTGCGGCGGGCGACCGCACCACCCGCCGCACTCGCCCTGCTCACCCAGGCCCAGCAGGGCCTCGACGAAGCACAGACCCTCGAAACTCCCAACGAGCAGTTCGCCACGGCCCATCTGGCCGCGCTGCGCACCGCCGCCGCCGTCCTCGCCGTCCGTGGCCGGCCGGAGACCACCGTGCGCCGCAGGCAGCGTATCCGCAGCGCCTGGGAAGTGCTGCCCGAGGTCGCGCCCGAACTCGCCGAGTGGAGCGCCCTGTTCGCCGCCGGCGCCGCCCGCCGCGCGAAGGCCGAGGCCGGCATAGCCGGTGCGGCCAGCCGCCGTGACGCCGACGATCTCCTGCGCGACACCGCCATGTTCCTGCGCCTGGTGGAGCGGATGCTGCTCCTCCAGCCCTCCGTGCCACCCCAGCGGGCGGGGTGA